Within Kineothrix sp. MB12-C1, the genomic segment AGCTCTATGAACGGCATCCGGAACTTTATGGAAAAGACCCTTTTTACCATAAGTATTTGGCAGGAGATATGCTAAGTACGGGATTCGAATTAAAGGCAGATTATGAATGGAAGGAAGACCTCTCTTTCGGAAAGCCCATATCAGTCAGTGGGATTGCGGACCGGGCGAGAGAAGAGCCCTGCGTTATAATCAGCCTGGAATATGCAGGAACGGTAGAGGAATGGCGTTCCGGACAGGTTCCGAAATGCGAGGATGAATATTATATTCAAGGCTACTCTTTTGTATCGGGATCGAACAATGCTTGTTATGACAAGAAGATTTTACTTCAGAGCGGCAAGAAGCAGTTTTGTATCATTCCTGAACTGTTACCTCGAAGGGATGTGGAACAGAACCTTCCCGATCAGGAGAATGTGGGCTTGACGGGATTTGCTGTGCGGCTTCGAAAGGGAGACTTGGAAGATGGAAGATATCGGATCGGGGTGTTAGCACAAGACCGATGTACCGGCCATAAGTTATTCTGTTGGACGGAAAGATACCTGGAGGTGAAAGGATGCAGGAGGAAAAGTTAAAAGGCATAGATGAGGCTTCTTATTACAAGGAAGCTTATGAGAGGGAGCATATCAAATGTGCTGATCTGGCGGGCAGGATTGCGGAACTGGAAGAGAAGAACGACGAGCTCTCCTTTAAAATAAACAGAATTAAGAGCAATCCGATTTGGAAGGCAAGTGCTCCTGTTCGCAGGGGAGTCCATTTCCTATTGCGTCTGCGCAGTCGGTTGAAAAACTGTGGAAATCTTAGGGGAATTATAGCCAAGATTAAATATAAGCAAAGAGAGCGGGAGGCGATGGAAAGCTTCGGAACGGCCAGCTTTCCAGATGAGGCCAGAAGAAAACAAGAGAGGGAAAGTGTCTTTCCCCGTATGGTGAAGTTCAGTATTTTGGTGCCTCTTTACAATACACCGGTAGAATTTCTGAAGGCGATGCTCGATTCTGTAATAAATCAGACGTATGAGAATTGGGAACTCTGCCTTGCGGATGGCTCCGATAGTGAACATGCTTATGTAGGTGAAGTGTGCAAAGAATATATTGAAAGAGACAGAGCCTATGGGAAAGGGGAATCCCGTATTCTTTATCAGAAGCTGGAGAAGAATGAAAAGATATCGGGGAATACCAACCGCTGCTATGGGATGGCTACGGGAGAGTATATCGGCCTGTTCGATCATGATGATATATTGCATCCATCAGTGCTTTATGAATATAATAAAGCGGTCAATGAGCAAGATGCTGATTATATTTATTGTGATGAAACGACCTTTAAAAATAACGATATCAATAAAATGCTCACTATGCATTTTAAGCCGGATTACGCTATCGATAATCTTCGTGCCAATAATTATATCTGTCATTTCAGCGTATTTGACAGGAAGCTTTTGGAAGGTACCGAGCTCTTTCGTTCGAAATATGACGGCAGTCAGGATCACGATATGATTCTCAGACTGACCGACCGTGCGAAAAAAGTGGTACATGTACCTAAATTGATGTATTACTGGCGCTCTCATGCAGGCAGTGTGGCATCCGGTATTGAAGCGAAGCCTTATGCCATCGATGCGGCGAAAGGGGCAGTGGCAGAACATTTGCGCAAGCACGGATATAAGCATTTCAAGATTACGAGTACGAGGGCTTTTGAGACGATTTTCAAGATTAGTTATCAGATTATAGGCAATCCGAAGATTTCTATTATTATTTCTAATAAGGATCATAAGGATGACCTCGATAGATGTATTACTTCCATCCTGGAGAAATCCACTTATGATAATTATGAGGTCATTATCGTAGAGAATAACAGCGAAACTGCAGAAATATGGGAATACTATGAAAAGCTCAAAGAAGATGAGAGAATAAAGATAGTGGATGCCAATGAAAGTAAGGCCACAAAAGGAAGTTTCAATTATTCGGCAGTCAACAATCTGGGAGTGGAGGAGGCATCGGGAGACTATATTCTGCTTTTGAATAATGATACGCAGGTCATCACGGTCAATTGGATGGAAGAGCTTCTGATGTATGCGCAAAGAGAAGACGTTGGGGCAGTAGGAGCCAAGCTTTACTATGAGAATAAGACGATACAGCATGCAGGTGTTGTTCTGGCTCTTGGCGCTCATCGTACGGCAGGACATAGTCATTATGGGCAGCATAGAGAAAATCTGGGGTATATGGGAAGGCTTTGCTATGCTCAGGATGTGTCGGCAGTAACAGGGGCTTGCCTTATGGTTTCCAGAGAATTATACGATAAAGTAGGAGGGCTGGATGAGTCTTTCGCTATTTCTTTAAACGATGTGGATTTCTGCCTCAAACTTCGACAACTGGGATATTTGAATGTATTCACCCCTTTTGCGGAGTTATATCATTTTGAGTCCATATCCAGAGGTTTGGATGATAAGGGGGAAAAAGCGAAGAGGTATGAGGAAGAATCGGCAAGGTTCAGGGGGAAGTGGAAAGAGGTGCTCCAAAAGGGCGACCCTTATTACAATCCTAATTTTTCTTTAGACAGGAGTGACTTTTCTTTAAAAATTGAAAAAAATATGATATAATTGTAATAAGAAAAATGGGTACAGGAGGAGCATGGATATGAGTTACAAGAATGAATTTGACTTTTGGTTGAATGATTCCTATTTTGATGAGGCGACGAAGAAAGAACTTGTGGCAATTAAGGATGATGAAAAAGAGATAGAAGACCGTTTCTATAAAGAGTTGGAATTTGGTACCGGCGGTTTGCGCGGAGTAATCGGTGCGGGAACGAATCGTATGAATATCTATACCGTAAGAAAGGCAACACAAGGTCTTGCTAATTATATTATAAAGCAGGGCGGAAAAGACAAAGGAGTAGCAATTGCCTATGACTCCAGAAGAATGTCCCCTGAATTCGCAGATGAAGCAGCTCTTTGTCTGGCAGCAAATGGCATCAAGGCTTATGTATTCGAATCCTTGCGTCCGACGCCGGAATTATCCTTTGCGCTTAGAACCCTGGGTTGTATTTCAGGTATTGTTATTACTGCAAGCCATAACCCGCCGGAATATAATGGATATAAAGCTTATTGGGAGGATGGCGCACAGGTAACAGCTCCGAAAGATGAAGAGATTATTGCAGAAGTAAAGAATGTTACGAACTACCATGATGTGA encodes:
- a CDS encoding glycosyltransferase family 2 protein, whose amino-acid sequence is MQEEKLKGIDEASYYKEAYEREHIKCADLAGRIAELEEKNDELSFKINRIKSNPIWKASAPVRRGVHFLLRLRSRLKNCGNLRGIIAKIKYKQREREAMESFGTASFPDEARRKQERESVFPRMVKFSILVPLYNTPVEFLKAMLDSVINQTYENWELCLADGSDSEHAYVGEVCKEYIERDRAYGKGESRILYQKLEKNEKISGNTNRCYGMATGEYIGLFDHDDILHPSVLYEYNKAVNEQDADYIYCDETTFKNNDINKMLTMHFKPDYAIDNLRANNYICHFSVFDRKLLEGTELFRSKYDGSQDHDMILRLTDRAKKVVHVPKLMYYWRSHAGSVASGIEAKPYAIDAAKGAVAEHLRKHGYKHFKITSTRAFETIFKISYQIIGNPKISIIISNKDHKDDLDRCITSILEKSTYDNYEVIIVENNSETAEIWEYYEKLKEDERIKIVDANESKATKGSFNYSAVNNLGVEEASGDYILLLNNDTQVITVNWMEELLMYAQREDVGAVGAKLYYENKTIQHAGVVLALGAHRTAGHSHYGQHRENLGYMGRLCYAQDVSAVTGACLMVSRELYDKVGGLDESFAISLNDVDFCLKLRQLGYLNVFTPFAELYHFESISRGLDDKGEKAKRYEEESARFRGKWKEVLQKGDPYYNPNFSLDRSDFSLKIEKNMI